A window of the Bufo gargarizans isolate SCDJY-AF-19 chromosome 1, ASM1485885v1, whole genome shotgun sequence genome harbors these coding sequences:
- the LOC122928400 gene encoding olfactory receptor 6B1-like, translated as MEYKNKTEVTEFLLCGFPSLLELQIILFIFFLLIYVLTVSENIIIVATVQLHPKLQKPMYFFLSNLAFLEICYVSVTIPNLLVIVLAERKTISFSGCMTQLFFFISLMCSECVLLAVMAFDRYVAVCLPLHYVKIMRHELCIQLAVSSWVSGFAITIIKMYFISKLSFCGPNIINHFFCDISPVLNLACIDMSLAELVDFILALVILLIPLLVTTISYICIIYTILKISSTDGRQKAFSTCASHLTVVTMFFSTTLFMYARPKKAKSVDANKLISLLYAVFTPMINPFIYCLRNKEIWDILIKYLCHKKKFPDLFSVYNNT; from the coding sequence ATggagtataaaaataaaacagaggTCACTGAATTTCTTCTCTGTGGATTTCCTTCTTTACTTGAACTTCAGATaatcctttttatattttttttacttatttatgtCCTGACTGTATCTGAAAATATCATAATCGTTGCCACCGTACAACTTCATCCCAAACTCCAGAAGCCTATGTATTTCTTCCTTAGCAACTTGGCATTCCTTGAGATCTGTTATGTCTCGGTCACCATTCCCAATTTATTAGTAATTGTCCTGGCGGAGAGGAAAACCATCTCCTTTTCCGGTTGTATGACACAGCTCTTTTTTTTCATTTCTCTTATGTGCTCAGAATGTGTTCTCTTAGCAGTAATGGCATTTGACCGGTATGTTGCTGTTTGTCTTCCATTACATTATGTTAAAATTATGAGGCATGAGCTTTGCATTCAGCTTGCCGTGTCTTCATGGGTGTCAGGATTTGCAATCACTATTATAAAGATGTATTTTATATCCAAACTATCATTTTGTGGTCCAAACATCATCAACCATTTTTTCTGTGACATCTCTCCAGTTCTTAATCTTGCATGTATAGACATGTCATTAGCTGAGCTGGTAGACTTCATCTTAGCTTTGGTTATTCTTCTCATCCCATTATTGGTGACCACTATTTCCTATATCTGTATAATTTACACAATTTTAAAAATATCGTCAACTGATGGAAGACAAAAGGCATTTTCAACATGTGCCTCTCATCTAACTGtggttaccatgtttttttcaaCTACACTTTTTATGTATGCAAGGCCCAAAAAAGCCAAATCAGTGGATGCAAATAAGTTGATATCTCTTTTGTATGCTGTTTTCACTCCTATGATTAATCCCTTCATTTACTGTCTCCGTAACAAAGAAATATGGgacatattaataaaatatttgtgccacaaaaaaaaattcccagaccTCTTTTCAGTGTATAATAATACATAG